In Hylaeus volcanicus isolate JK05 chromosome 9, UHH_iyHylVolc1.0_haploid, whole genome shotgun sequence, the following proteins share a genomic window:
- the LOC128881758 gene encoding uncharacterized protein LOC128881758, with protein sequence MATEDEVWAQTLITVTPEEDATLREISDTTVLSSTPDVPLSLDDKIVYRRSFTHRQFIDSNELDQVPSESDVEAPEESLRRPMQDAENQTYLQGTPIVQISLEYRDEASQTMYMRPPCLPLTYYKDIMTSMHESSMPTLKKSMATATIVTFHPNAPENAVSIELSTNIPENDLEEFVSELTSKEQAEIETSEILNFLIARALWIIDPSKIQTELQDKEVQTCIKFNCHTNTLVVDRETQTALTCEPKKSNTTLLSNYWETKNIVSSILEDCLSKGIGSRIAINYVMEDIIDKCADRIRYPMVDQSTQTIVTYPRHREKEEDILRKLRVDIVVDPLEASVVVAPLIDNLLQRTSDTVSRNAPAIVKNILERTLKRTMTIVGKLMELEQESQPTQISQILEQRRKKILDSMLHTKTEAMYTQTNIAGIVEVRRIKDERDVVCSVCRRPSTCKWCTGDYEEKTPEVTMLRTKDILLAYKPCYVMTTASEKETTIQTQTNVIYPPSPRVAVSKHSTKESEGTISIFLQPEIGSQKSVNEWSCVIDATLMKPCSMKESLSNTNETTASSDKSSLKSGQDSYCEALTSQAANALEILKNTFCSRENCLVTSQHSLKKSYVSMQNVDTCEKSTCLNKSSSAGETSTQDTFYTQNFETCSKLRLRATRTCIKRKAAKSRGFKIIPICLLQNSDSQE encoded by the exons ATGGCGACCGAAGATGAAGTATGGGCTCAAACCCTAATTACAGTAACTCCAGAGGAAGACGCAACGCTTAGAGAAATTTCAGATACAACGGTCTTGTCTTCGACACCAGACGTACCACTAAGTTTGGACgacaaaattgtatacagaCGATCGTTCACTCACAGGCAGTTTATAGACTCTAACGAATTGGACCAAGTACCCTCAGAGTCGGATGTAGAAGCACCAGAAGAGTCGTTAAGAAGACCTATGCAGGATGCAGAGAATCAGACGTACCTACAAGGAACACCAATCGTTCAAATTTCCCTTGAATATCGAGACGAGGCCTCCCAAACAATGTACATGAGGCCTCCGTGCTTGCCTTTAACATATTACAAGGATATAATGA CATCCATGCACGAAAGCTCGATGCCTACGTTAAAGAAGAGCATGGCGACAGCGACTATCGTCACTTTCCATCCTAATGCACCGGAAAATGCTGTATCTATCGAACTGTCCACAAATATACCAGAGAACGATCTCGAAGAATTCGTATCAGAATTAACAAGCAAAGAACAAGCAGAAATAGAAACTTCAGAAATTTTGAACTTTCTAATAGCACGTGCACTTTGGATAATCGATCCGAGTAAAATACAAACAGAGTTACAGGATAAAGAGGTCCAGACCTGTATCAAGTTTAATTGTCACACGAATACTCTTGTGGTGGACCGCGAGACGCAAACCGCCTTGACCTGCGAGCCAAAAAAATCCAATACAACACTCCTATCGAATTATTGGGAGACGAAGAATATAGTTTCAAGCATCTTGGAAGATTGCCTTTCGAAAGGAATAGGAAGTAGAATTGCGATAAATTACGTGATGGAAGACATTATTGATAAGTGTGCAGATAGGATCAGGTATCCCATGGTGGATCAGAGTACGCAAACTATAGTTACGTACCCACGTCacagagaaaaagaggaagataTACTACGCAAACTGAGAGTCGACATTGTTGTTGATCCTCTGGAGGCATCTGTTGTAGTAGCACCCTTAATAGACAATTTATTGCAAAGGACTTCTGATACTGTATCCAGAAATGCTCCTGCgatagtaaaaaatattttagaaaggACTCTTAAGCGAACAATGACTATAGTTGGGAAACTTATGGAACTTGAACAGGAGTCACAGC CCACGCAAATATCTCAAATATTGGagcaaagaagaaagaagatcCTCGATTCGATGCTGCACACAAAAACAGAAGCAATGTATACCCAGACAAATATAGCTGGAATTGTTGAGGTAAGAAGAATCAAGGACGAGAGGGATGTTGTGTGTTCCGTCTGTAGAAGACCATCAACCTGCAAATGGTGTACAGGGGATTACGAAGAGAAGACTCCAGAAGTTACTATGCTTCGTACGAAGGACATACTATTGGCATACAAACCCTGCTATGTTATGACTACAGCTTCTGAGAAAGAAACGACTATTCAGACCCAAACAAATGTAATCTATCCACCTTCACCTCGTGTAGCCGTTTCGAAGCATTCTACTAAAGAATCAGAGGGAACGATTAGTATATTCTTGCAACCTGAGATTGGATCacaaa AGTCTGTTAATGAATGGTCCTGTGTCATCGATGCTACCTTGATGAAACCATGTTCGATGAAGG AATCCTTGAgcaatacaaatgaaactacAGCTTCATCGGACAAGTCGAGCTTAAAATCAGGCCAAGATTCTTACTGCGAAGCCTTGACTTCCCAGGCAGCGAATgctttggaaatattaaagaatacattttGCAGCCGAGAGAACTGCCTGGTCACTTCTCAACACAGCTTGAAGAAGAGTTATGTATCTATGCAAAACGTAGATACATGCGAGAAGTCAACCTGTTTAAATAAGAGTAGCAGTGCTGGCGAAACGAGTACACAAGACACATTCTACACGCAAAATTTCGAAACTTGCTCGAAATTGCGTTTACGCGCTACGCGCACTTGCATCAAACGCAAAGCTGCGAAATCGCGcggttttaaaattattcctaTATGTCTCTTGCAAAATTCCGATTCtcaagaataa